A genomic region of Halanaerobiales bacterium contains the following coding sequences:
- the dnaA gene encoding chromosomal replication initiator protein DnaA gives MPFSQEELEHIWQETLNNIKEKLSDPSFKTWFSNTEPLKVDDNNQLIIKAPNDFIKDWIETRYIDLIQEIINELTGNDWGIVLLTPEEIEEKKLNKENDNENEEKNKKEPQQVKETEEKNIHLDNGLNPKYTFDTFVVGNSNRFAHAASLAVAEAPAKAYNPLFIYGDVGLGKTHLMQAIAHFILEHNPNNKVMYVSSETFTNELINAIKDDSTADFRNKYRNIDILLVDDIQFLADKERTQEEFFHTFNSLHEANRQLIISSDRPPKEIPTLEERLRSRFEWGLITDIQKPDLETRIAILRKKADMEDLEIPNEVIINIANKIQSNIRELEGALIKVIAYSSLVNKEIDIELAEEALKDLVDKDNNSPREVTIDLIKKEVANYYKIEVKEMESKKRTQNIVFPRQIAMYLARNMTESSLPQIGDEFGGRDHTTVIHSHNKIKEKFENDIDFQKTIKKLKSKIKRG, from the coding sequence ATGCCCTTTTCACAGGAAGAATTAGAACATATTTGGCAAGAAACTTTAAATAATATTAAGGAAAAATTAAGTGATCCAAGTTTTAAAACCTGGTTTTCAAATACTGAACCACTAAAAGTAGATGATAATAATCAATTAATTATCAAAGCTCCAAATGATTTTATCAAAGATTGGATAGAAACAAGATATATTGATTTAATTCAAGAAATTATTAATGAATTAACTGGCAATGACTGGGGAATTGTTTTATTAACTCCAGAAGAAATAGAAGAAAAAAAATTGAATAAAGAAAATGATAATGAAAATGAAGAAAAAAATAAAAAAGAACCTCAGCAGGTCAAAGAAACTGAAGAAAAAAATATACATTTGGATAATGGATTAAATCCTAAATATACATTTGATACTTTTGTAGTAGGTAATAGTAACCGTTTTGCTCATGCAGCTTCTTTAGCAGTTGCTGAAGCACCAGCTAAAGCATACAACCCTTTATTTATCTATGGTGATGTTGGATTAGGTAAAACCCACTTAATGCAGGCTATAGCTCACTTTATTCTTGAACATAATCCAAATAATAAAGTGATGTATGTTTCTTCAGAAACTTTTACAAATGAATTAATTAATGCAATTAAAGATGATAGTACTGCTGATTTTAGAAATAAATATCGTAATATCGATATTTTACTTGTAGATGATATTCAATTTTTAGCTGATAAAGAAAGAACTCAGGAAGAATTTTTCCATACCTTTAATTCTTTACATGAAGCAAATAGACAACTTATTATTTCTAGTGATAGACCTCCAAAAGAAATTCCCACCTTAGAAGAAAGACTAAGATCAAGATTTGAATGGGGATTAATAACTGATATTCAAAAACCAGATTTAGAAACAAGAATAGCAATACTTAGAAAAAAAGCTGATATGGAAGATTTAGAAATTCCAAATGAAGTTATTATTAATATAGCAAATAAAATTCAATCAAATATAAGGGAATTAGAAGGAGCTTTAATTAAAGTAATAGCATATTCCTCATTGGTAAATAAAGAAATTGACATTGAATTAGCAGAAGAAGCTTTAAAAGATTTAGTTGATAAAGACAATAATTCTCCACGAGAAGTAACTATTGATTTAATTAAAAAAGAAGTTGCAAATTACTATAAAATTGAAGTTAAAGAAATGGAATCAAAGAAAAGAACACAAAATATTGTTTTTCCAAGACAAATAGCAATGTATTTAGCAAGAAATATGACTGAATCCTCTTTACCACAAATTGGAGATGAATTTGGAGGAAGAGATCATACAACAGTAATTCATTCTCATAATAAAATAAAAGAAAAATTCGAAAATGATATTGATTTCCAGAAAACTATAAAAAAATTAAAAAGTAAAATAAAAAGAGGATAA
- the rnpA gene encoding ribonuclease P protein component, with product MKSLKKNKDFKNVYNKGKSKASRYLVIYKLENGLNHNRYGFSISKKIANAVGRNKLKRRLREIIREIEKKEKIVFGYDIIFIARKPVVDLDFHSLKADCSKLIKNMGLNEEN from the coding sequence GTGAAAAGTTTAAAGAAAAATAAAGATTTTAAAAATGTTTATAATAAGGGGAAATCAAAAGCAAGTCGATACCTGGTTATTTACAAATTGGAAAATGGTTTAAATCATAATCGATACGGTTTTTCTATTAGCAAAAAAATTGCTAATGCTGTAGGGAGAAATAAATTAAAACGCAGATTGAGAGAAATAATTAGAGAAATTGAAAAAAAAGAAAAAATAGTTTTTGGATATGATATAATTTTTATTGCCAGAAAACCTGTTGTTGATCTTGATTTTCATAGTCTTAAAGCTGATTGTAGTAAGCTTATAAAGAACATGGGACTTAATGAAGAAAATTAA
- the dnaN gene encoding DNA polymerase III subunit beta, with amino-acid sequence MKFQIEQKDLYEGIQIVQKAVANKQTMPILTGIYLEAKKDKGLHLIGTDLELGIEHYINADIKEEGSIVIPANSFTQLVRELPKEKINFDVDLDNYQINLSCSNSKFNLKGYDPDEYPQLPEINVPENFTLATEDLKKLIREVEFSTSNDETQPALTGSLFNINENEIIMVSTNTYRLAYSRMETDFNFEKKEEIEIILPSKTLNELTRLLDGEKVEIFVDSNYIKFNFQDITIISRLIEGKFPNYRQVMPDKYNTKVFVDKKPLQNAVKRASLIAKMDSNVLNLKIKDNKLIINSANSEQGYAHEEINIDVEGPDQKITIDAGYLLDVLKIIDDDKVTLELIGPLNPFTLKKVDNDNYIYLIMPVRSD; translated from the coding sequence ATGAAGTTTCAAATTGAACAAAAAGATTTATATGAAGGAATTCAGATTGTACAAAAAGCAGTTGCAAATAAACAAACAATGCCCATATTAACTGGAATATATTTAGAAGCTAAAAAAGATAAAGGATTACATTTAATTGGAACTGATTTAGAATTAGGAATAGAACATTATATTAATGCAGATATAAAAGAAGAAGGTTCAATAGTTATTCCAGCTAATTCTTTTACACAACTAGTCAGAGAATTACCAAAAGAAAAAATAAATTTTGATGTCGATTTAGATAATTATCAAATAAATCTTAGTTGTAGTAATTCTAAATTTAATCTAAAAGGATATGATCCTGATGAATATCCACAATTACCAGAAATAAATGTCCCAGAAAACTTTACTTTAGCAACAGAAGATCTTAAAAAACTAATTAGAGAAGTAGAATTTTCTACTTCAAATGATGAAACACAACCTGCTTTAACTGGTTCTTTATTTAATATAAACGAAAATGAAATTATAATGGTTTCTACAAATACTTATAGATTAGCTTATAGCAGAATGGAAACTGACTTTAATTTTGAAAAAAAAGAAGAAATAGAAATAATATTACCTTCAAAAACATTAAATGAATTAACAAGATTATTAGATGGTGAAAAAGTTGAAATATTTGTTGATTCAAATTACATAAAATTTAATTTTCAAGATATAACCATTATTTCTAGATTAATTGAAGGTAAATTTCCAAATTACAGACAGGTTATGCCTGATAAGTATAATACAAAAGTTTTTGTTGATAAAAAACCATTGCAAAATGCTGTTAAAAGAGCATCTTTAATAGCAAAAATGGATTCCAATGTATTAAACTTAAAAATTAAAGATAATAAACTAATTATAAATTCTGCTAATTCTGAACAGGGTTATGCACATGAGGAAATAAATATTGATGTTGAAGGACCGGATCAAAAAATAACAATTGATGCTGGTTATTTATTAGATGTATTAAAAATAATTGATGACGATAAAGTTACCTTAGAATTAATTGGACCATTAAATCCATTTACTTTGAAAAAAGTAGATAATGATAATTATATTTATTTAATCATGCCAGTTAGATCAGACTAA
- a CDS encoding YidC/Oxa1 family membrane protein insertase has protein sequence MLSFFGNFIDLMAQALELLNGVVHNYGLAIILFTLIIKFALLPLTIKQTKSMKAMQDIQPEMKKIQDKYEDDKEKQQEEMMKLYQENDVNPAAGCLPMILQLVILIPLYRAILSLQGVMGDATFLWIGRLTDGSLAQPDPALVIINGLAMVGQTYITQKISGSGGQGSTMMWIMPIFIVFIGFQLPSGLLLYWLTSTIFTAIQQFLISGDSGVKEATN, from the coding sequence ATGCTCAGTTTTTTTGGTAATTTTATTGATTTAATGGCTCAAGCTCTTGAACTTTTAAATGGAGTAGTTCACAATTATGGTCTTGCTATTATCCTGTTTACTTTAATAATTAAATTTGCTTTATTACCTTTAACTATCAAGCAAACTAAGTCAATGAAGGCAATGCAGGATATACAACCTGAAATGAAGAAAATTCAGGACAAATATGAAGATGATAAAGAAAAACAGCAGGAAGAAATGATGAAATTGTATCAGGAAAATGATGTTAATCCTGCTGCTGGTTGTTTACCTATGATTTTACAGTTAGTAATTTTAATTCCTTTATACAGAGCAATTTTAAGTTTACAGGGAGTAATGGGTGATGCAACTTTTCTTTGGATAGGTAGATTAACTGATGGTTCTCTTGCTCAACCTGATCCAGCTTTAGTAATTATTAATGGTCTTGCAATGGTAGGACAGACTTATATTACACAAAAAATTAGTGGTTCAGGTGGACAGGGAAGTACAATGATGTGGATTATGCCTATATTTATTGTCTTTATTGGTTTTCAATTACCTTCTGGTTTATTATTATATTGGTTAACATCCACTATATTTACTGCAATACAGCAATTTTTAATATCAGGAGATAGTGGGGTAAAGGAGGCTACTAATTAA
- the yaaA gene encoding S4 domain-containing protein YaaA, translating to MSEKIKIKTETINLDQFLKWANLVATGGEAKSLIQEGKVMVNGEIEYKRGKKLAEGDKVKLKNENKSYIISR from the coding sequence ATGTCAGAAAAAATAAAAATTAAAACTGAAACAATAAATTTAGATCAATTTTTAAAATGGGCAAACTTAGTAGCTACAGGTGGAGAAGCTAAATCCTTAATTCAGGAAGGAAAAGTAATGGTTAATGGAGAAATAGAATATAAGAGAGGCAAGAAATTAGCTGAAGGTGATAAAGTAAAATTGAAAAATGAAAATAAAAGTTATATAATAAGCAGGTAA
- the yidD gene encoding membrane protein insertion efficiency factor YidD produces MFKKILLALITFYQKAISPWTPKSCRFQPTCSTYSKQAIKKYGLFKGSWIGLKRILRCHPFNPGGYDPLE; encoded by the coding sequence ATGTTTAAAAAAATTTTGCTAGCATTGATTACTTTTTATCAAAAGGCTATATCTCCCTGGACACCTAAGTCCTGTCGTTTTCAACCTACATGTTCAACTTATTCAAAACAGGCAATAAAAAAATATGGACTTTTTAAAGGATCCTGGATAGGTTTAAAAAGAATTTTGAGATGTCATCCTTTTAATCCAGGTGGATATGACCCGTTAGAATAG